The Verrucomicrobiota bacterium region GGAGACCGGGTTCATGGGCGCACTGCGCGCACAGGTTCGAGGAAGTCGCATTTTGCCATACGCGCATGAACCGAAAACCGTGCGGACCGCAGCCTTCAGGCTGCTTCCGCGCACTCTCCGGAGTCCAACGTTGAAGCGGCCTAAAGGCCACGGCCCGGAGGAACGGTCCAGGGGAAGCTGCCTTGGCCTCAGAACCATGCACTCGACCATTGAACCAATCAGCGGTAGGGCGAGTCCGTCCCGGCGAGCCGATCCACGTGCGTGGAACACGTCTGACTCGGCTCGCTGGGGACAGGCTCGCCCTACCGGCTGCTTCATGGGCAGCTTTCTTGGCCTCTAGGGCCATGCACATGGCCCTTGAACTGAAAACCGTGCGGACCGCAGCCTTCAGGCTGCTTCCGCGCACTCTCCGGAGTTGAGCGTTGAAGCGGCCTAAAGGCCACGGCCCGAAGGAACGGTTCATAGGAAGCTGCCTTGGTTTCAGAACCATGCACTCGTCCCTTGAACCGATCAGCGGTAGGGCGAGTCCGTCCCGGCGAGCCGATCAACGTGCGTGGAACACGTCTGACTCGGCTCGCTGAGGACAGGCTCGCCCTACCGGCTGCTTCATGGGCAGCTTTCTTGGCCTCAGGGCCATGCACATGGCCCTTGAACTGAAAACCGTGCGGACCGCAGCCTTCAGGCTGCTTCCACGCACTCTCCGGAGTCCAGCGCTGAAGCGGCCTAAAGGCCACGGTCCGGAGGAACGGTCCAGGGGAAGGACCGAGGAGCGGGGCGAGCCAACAAAGACGGCCCTCCTCTCCCGGTCCATCTCCTCCCTCCTGGCAAAGTGTATTCTATCCCACGGTCTGATCAGTAATTCAACAGCAGTGCCTCTCCGGGTTCTGCTCCTTCTCCCATTCGTGCTTTTCGTGTATTGCGTGGGCCCACCGCCGCTTGAAGATGCGGTTCAGCGAAGCTTGTTCCTCAGCACCAGAACGGACGGCCCAACTTTCTCCCAGAGGTCCAGCAACGACTTCGGCACCTCGCTCGGCCCATGGATGTAGGAGCCCAACACCAGGTCGATATCCCCGTCGCCGTCCAGATCGTCCGCGTCCATCGTCAGCCAGCGTCCCGTGAAGAATTGCGGAAACGTCGAAGGCGCAAACTTCAGTCCGCCCTGATTCTCCAGGTAAACGAAACTCTCCTGGGGCGAACGCTCGTAGTCCGGGAAGAACGAGATCGCTGCGATGTCCAGATCGCCGTCTCCGTCGAAATCGCGCGCGACCGCCTTGTACGCGCCGTTGATCGGGAAGAAGAAGCTCTCCTCGAACTTCAAGGCGCCTTTGTTGAGATAAATCCGGAGGCCATGGTAGCGCTTGAGCGGGGAAGCATACTCGCCGTTGTCCCCGTTCGTGGCCAAGACGTCGGGCCGGCCATCGCCATTGAAATCCGCCAGCTCGAAGTGGGAATGGCCATAGACCGGCGGCTTCTGAAACACGGGCTGCGGCGTGAAATTCCCTTTGCCATCGTTGAGCATCAGAAAAAGCGTTTCCAAATCCTGGGCCATCAACACGGCGATATCCGGCGCGCCGTCTCCGTTGAAGTCGCGGATCACGGGACGCAACGCGCCCGGCTTCGGGAGAATGACGTGTTCCTTGTACGCGTCCTTTCCATCGTTCTCAAACCACGACAGGCGGCCCGCGTTGTTCCCGAACATCGAGATCACGAAATCCTTTTTCCCGTCCCCGTTCAGGTCCGCGAACTCGACATGCGTGGGCCGGGGCAGTTCTTTCAGGATCACCTTCGGCGGTTTGAAACCGCCTTCCGCCTTTTCCAGAAACACAAATTCGCCTTTGGGATCCTCGGAGGGCAGGAAATGTCCAATCAGCGTGACATAAAGGCCGCGCTCCGTTTCCGCGACGGAGACGGGGACGTTGCCGAGGCTGATCGACTGCAACAGGCCTCCATCGGCGTCGAGGAGGTCGAGCGATTTGGTTTCCGCGTCGCCCATGTAGATTCGGTGCGTCTTGGCGTGAATGACGACCATCGAAGTCGAAGGATTGGCCCGTTTGAATCGGGGGCGCTCCG contains the following coding sequences:
- a CDS encoding VCBS repeat-containing protein translates to MTQNPRLHRRQSSTTDPTDPTDRTVSLSAKSAKSVVKETGLEGANPYGLALLTFLLCCAGSSALVQPSAPVESSSAAPKINPALVAKATDGPGLARIFCASCHLFPEPDLLDKKTWREGTLPRMRIRMGLAPELIDRHREAKLLRASGVFPTAPLLSEAEWKLIEAYYLSAAPETALPQGPRPQIQTRLKLFAPERPRFKRANPSTSMVVIHAKTHRIYMGDAETKSLDLLDADGGLLQSISLGNVPVSVAETERGLYVTLIGHFLPSEDPKGEFVFLEKAEGGFKPPKVILKELPRPTHVEFADLNGDGKKDFVISMFGNNAGRLSWFENDGKDAYKEHVILPKPGALRPVIRDFNGDGAPDIAVLMAQDLETLFLMLNDGKGNFTPQPVFQKPPVYGHSHFELADFNGDGRPDVLATNGDNGEYASPLKRYHGLRIYLNKGALKFEESFFFPINGAYKAVARDFDGDGDLDIAAISFFPDYERSPQESFVYLENQGGLKFAPSTFPQFFTGRWLTMDADDLDGDGDIDLVLGSYIHGPSEVPKSLLDLWEKVGPSVLVLRNKLR